In uncultured Bacteroides sp., the following proteins share a genomic window:
- a CDS encoding nitroreductase family protein, with protein sequence MEQFSELIKKRRSIRKFTSEELTQEEVVNLLKAALMSPSSKRTNPWQFIVVDDKETLAKLAHCKENSSSFIADAALAIVVAADPLDSDVWIEDASIASIMIQLQAEDMGLGSCWVQIRERFTATGMSSDEYVHGILDIPLQLQVLSIIAIGHKGMERKPFNEDHLQWEKIHINKYGGK encoded by the coding sequence ATGGAACAATTCAGTGAATTGATAAAGAAAAGACGTAGCATCAGAAAATTTACTTCTGAAGAGCTAACACAGGAAGAAGTGGTAAATTTGTTAAAAGCTGCTTTAATGTCTCCTTCATCCAAACGTACAAATCCCTGGCAGTTTATTGTGGTCGATGATAAAGAAACATTGGCTAAACTGGCTCATTGCAAGGAAAATAGTTCAAGCTTTATTGCAGATGCGGCATTGGCTATTGTTGTGGCTGCAGATCCCTTGGATAGTGATGTGTGGATTGAAGATGCATCAATTGCTTCTATTATGATTCAGTTGCAGGCCGAAGATATGGGATTGGGAAGCTGCTGGGTACAAATTCGTGAACGATTCACGGCTACAGGAATGTCTTCCGATGAATATGTGCATGGAATACTGGATATTCCGTTACAACTGCAAGTACTTTCTATTATTGCAATTGGACATAAAGGAATGGAACGCAAACCATTTAATGAAGATCACCTGCAATGGGAAAAGATACATATCAATAAATATGGAGGAAAATAA
- a CDS encoding GNAT family N-acetyltransferase, with translation MLLKLITYYHGIDIPELPGTNVFYSKEMFQVYEALPGYAPILIVAYDAMKPIAKILTVVRKCSRLIPPSFINQYEIYGTGEYFDEDIDSEYLFSKMLEYITSIGTKESFLTEFRNLENPLFGYKAFRENKYFPVNWLRVRNSFHNTSDLLQKVSVSRRRQIKKGYANGAKVSVANKLEEIQLFSKMIKRNYSYNIRKHFPCIEFFDYFDEKAVHSKMSKIFIVKYKDKIIGGSVIIFSEKNAYLLFSGGIRKTHKKLYPGVLAIWEALKFANNEGYEHLEYMDVGLPFKKHGYRDFVLRFGGQQKSSRRWFRFKWSFLNNFLVRIYT, from the coding sequence ATGTTATTAAAACTCATTACATATTACCACGGAATTGATATCCCGGAGTTACCCGGAACAAATGTTTTCTACTCGAAAGAGATGTTTCAGGTTTATGAAGCTCTTCCGGGGTACGCTCCTATTCTGATTGTGGCATACGATGCAATGAAGCCTATTGCTAAAATACTGACTGTTGTGAGGAAATGCAGCCGTTTAATACCTCCCAGCTTCATAAATCAATATGAAATATACGGAACCGGAGAGTATTTTGATGAAGATATTGATTCTGAATATCTTTTTAGTAAGATGCTGGAATATATAACCAGCATAGGAACTAAGGAATCTTTCCTCACTGAATTCAGGAACCTGGAAAACCCATTATTCGGATATAAAGCTTTTCGTGAGAATAAATATTTCCCGGTCAATTGGCTGCGGGTAAGAAACTCTTTTCACAATACCTCTGATTTGCTGCAAAAGGTAAGTGTATCACGACGGAGACAAATAAAAAAAGGATATGCTAACGGGGCAAAAGTCAGTGTGGCCAACAAACTGGAAGAGATTCAGTTATTCTCCAAAATGATTAAAAGGAACTATTCATACAATATACGCAAGCACTTCCCTTGCATAGAGTTCTTTGATTATTTTGATGAAAAGGCGGTACACAGTAAGATGAGTAAAATCTTTATCGTAAAATACAAAGATAAAATTATCGGAGGGTCTGTTATAATCTTTTCGGAAAAGAATGCCTATTTATTGTTTTCCGGAGGCATAAGGAAAACTCACAAAAAACTCTACCCCGGCGTACTTGCTATATGGGAAGCTTTAAAGTTTGCAAACAATGAAGGTTATGAACATCTGGAATACATGGATGTGGGACTACCTTTCAAGAAACATGGATACAGAGATTTTGTTCTTCGTTTTGGCGGACAACAGAAGAGTTCCCGGCGATGGTTTCGTTTCAAATGGTCTTTTTTAAATAATTTTCTTGTTAGAATATACACTTAA
- a CDS encoding TonB-dependent receptor yields MKYCALLALIIIFFPTALIAQGTAKISGIVMDQDNNPIEIANVRIQGRLTGTVTDLKGHYSLTVSSKDSVVIIYSMLGYNTKKRVLKNPHGEITLNVVLFNYGYELGEVTVTESKRQTGMTERIKAKGAKLMPDASGGNIEALIATQAGVSSHNELSSQYNVRGGSFDENIVYVNGVEIYRPLLIRSGQQEGLSFINPDMVQEIGFSSGGYESKYGDKMSSVLDITYKKPEHLEGSVSASLLGASAYVGFATKHFSMINGIRYKTSRYLLGSLETKGEYDPSFFDYQTYLNWSPNKRWEIGFIGNISQNRYNFIPKDRTTKFGTISSIQEFKVYFGGQERDLFQTYFGSGSITYHLNPYNDVTFIASAFHTKEQETYDITGQYWLNSLDGSTSNGTTNEDQTVGVGTYMEHARNYLNANVQSYSIAGSHKVKSNLIKWGLELKKEFIKDKLREWEMRDSAGYSLPHTSNEVELIYSLASKNEIRSDRFSFYTQDTYKFSSNIGLFTLNAGVRGSYWNWNKEFIFSPRISVALIPRFNENLTFRAATGVYYQAPFYKEFRDTTTVDGNTIVTLNKDIKSQRSIHFVLASDYKFRALERPFKFTTELYYKKLSDLIPYNVNNVRVSYYGKNLASGYATGIDMKLFGEFVQGTDSWLCLSLMQTEEKFNEKWIPRPTDQRYNISLYFSDYFPGNKKWKMNLKATWADGLPFGPPHSGREEMIFRTPPYKRVDIGMSRQLIDNENGDYRGRISRHIRNMWLGVDVFNLLGINNVNSYYWVTDVYNSQYAVPNYLTSRQINVRLLLEF; encoded by the coding sequence ATGAAGTATTGTGCACTCCTGGCACTTATAATAATATTCTTTCCTACAGCTCTTATTGCTCAGGGAACAGCCAAGATATCCGGAATCGTAATGGATCAGGATAATAATCCGATTGAAATAGCCAATGTGCGGATTCAGGGGAGATTAACAGGTACAGTGACTGATTTGAAAGGACATTATTCACTAACTGTTTCATCTAAAGACAGTGTGGTAATTATTTATTCCATGCTGGGATATAATACAAAGAAACGGGTACTAAAGAATCCTCACGGAGAAATTACTCTTAATGTTGTATTGTTTAATTACGGTTACGAACTGGGAGAAGTTACTGTGACCGAAAGTAAACGGCAAACAGGGATGACAGAAAGAATTAAAGCTAAAGGTGCAAAGCTAATGCCGGATGCTTCGGGCGGGAACATTGAAGCTCTGATTGCAACACAGGCCGGAGTCAGTTCTCATAATGAACTGAGTTCTCAATACAATGTGCGGGGAGGAAGTTTTGATGAGAACATTGTTTATGTAAACGGTGTGGAGATTTATCGTCCGTTATTAATTCGTTCGGGGCAACAAGAAGGTCTGAGTTTTATAAACCCGGATATGGTACAGGAAATAGGTTTCTCTTCCGGAGGCTATGAATCAAAATATGGAGACAAGATGTCGTCTGTTCTTGATATCACCTACAAAAAACCGGAGCATCTGGAAGGTTCAGTTTCAGCCAGCCTATTGGGAGCAAGTGCTTACGTGGGTTTTGCTACCAAACACTTCTCAATGATTAACGGCATTCGCTATAAAACCAGCCGCTATCTTTTAGGTAGTCTGGAGACTAAAGGGGAATACGATCCAAGCTTCTTTGATTACCAGACTTATCTGAACTGGTCACCAAACAAGCGTTGGGAGATTGGATTTATAGGCAACATCTCACAAAACAGATATAATTTTATTCCCAAAGACCGTACCACTAAATTCGGAACGATCTCTTCTATTCAGGAATTCAAAGTATATTTCGGAGGACAGGAACGAGATTTATTTCAGACTTATTTTGGTTCAGGAAGCATAACATATCATCTGAATCCATACAATGACGTCACATTTATTGCTTCCGCTTTCCATACCAAAGAGCAAGAGACTTATGATATTACAGGGCAGTATTGGCTAAACTCATTAGACGGAAGCACATCCAACGGAACGACAAATGAAGATCAAACTGTTGGTGTAGGGACTTATATGGAACATGCCCGGAATTATTTAAATGCCAATGTGCAAAGTTATTCAATTGCCGGAAGTCATAAAGTAAAAAGTAACCTTATCAAATGGGGATTGGAACTCAAGAAAGAGTTTATCAAAGACAAGCTTCGTGAATGGGAAATGAGAGATTCTGCAGGTTATTCTCTACCTCACACAAGTAATGAAGTGGAACTGATTTACAGCTTAGCTTCAAAAAATGAAATAAGAAGTGACCGGTTTTCATTCTATACACAGGACACCTACAAATTTTCTTCAAACATAGGATTATTTACTCTCAATGCCGGAGTACGTGGAAGTTACTGGAACTGGAATAAAGAATTTATCTTTAGTCCTCGCATTTCAGTAGCACTTATCCCCCGGTTTAATGAAAACTTAACCTTCCGTGCTGCTACGGGAGTTTATTATCAGGCACCTTTCTACAAAGAGTTTCGTGACACAACAACTGTAGATGGAAATACAATCGTGACACTTAATAAAGACATCAAATCTCAGCGTTCAATCCATTTTGTTCTGGCAAGTGATTATAAGTTTCGTGCACTCGAACGTCCGTTCAAATTCACAACAGAACTTTATTACAAAAAGCTAAGCGATCTGATTCCATACAATGTAAATAATGTGCGTGTAAGTTATTACGGTAAGAATCTGGCAAGCGGTTATGCCACTGGTATTGATATGAAATTATTTGGTGAATTTGTTCAGGGAACAGATTCCTGGCTTTGCCTTTCATTAATGCAAACAGAAGAAAAATTCAACGAAAAATGGATTCCTCGTCCAACAGACCAAAGATATAATATCTCACTCTATTTCAGTGACTACTTTCCGGGAAACAAAAAATGGAAAATGAATCTGAAAGCCACATGGGCAGACGGGCTTCCCTTTGGCCCTCCCCATTCAGGAAGAGAAGAAATGATATTCAGAACTCCCCCATACAAAAGAGTAGATATTGGTATGTCAAGACAACTTATTGACAATGAGAATGGAGACTACAGAGGACGCATTAGTCGCCATATCCGCAACATGTGGCTTGGAGTAGACGTTTTCAATTTGCTTGGAATAAACAATGTGAACTCCTATTATTGGGTTACTGATGTATATAATAGTCAGTATGCAGTACCTAATTACCTTACATCACGTCAAATTAACGTCCGGCTCCTTTTAGAGTTTTAA
- the mce gene encoding methylmalonyl-CoA epimerase, with the protein MKISHIEHLGIAVKSIEEALPYYENVLGLKCYSIEVVEDQKVRTAFLKVGDTKIELLEPTSPESTIAKFIENKGAGVHHVAFAIEDGVANALAEAEGKEIRLIDKAPRKGAEGLQIAFLHPKSTLGVLTELCEH; encoded by the coding sequence ATGAAGATTTCTCACATTGAACATTTGGGTATTGCCGTTAAGAGCATTGAAGAAGCTTTACCTTATTATGAGAATGTATTAGGTTTAAAGTGCTACAGCATCGAAGTAGTTGAAGACCAAAAAGTTAGAACTGCTTTTCTAAAAGTAGGTGATACTAAAATAGAACTATTAGAACCTACAAGTCCTGAAAGTACTATCGCTAAATTTATTGAAAATAAGGGTGCCGGCGTTCATCATGTAGCATTCGCTATTGAAGACGGAGTAGCCAATGCTTTGGCAGAAGCAGAAGGAAAAGAAATTCGGTTAATCGACAAAGCACCTCGTAAGGGAGCAGAAGGATTGCAGATAGCTTTTCTTCATCCAAAATCAACACTCGGTGTGCTAACCGAACTTTGTGAACACTAA
- a CDS encoding acyl-CoA carboxylase subunit beta has product MSNQLEKVKELIELRTQARLGGGEKAIEKQHAKGKYTARERIAQLLDDGSFEEFDMFVKHRCTNFGQEKKSFLGDGVVTGYGTIEGRLVYVFAQDFTVFGGSLSETMALKICKVMDQAMKVGAPVIGINDSGGARIQEGINALGGYAEIFQRNILASGVIPQISGIFGPCAGGAVYSPALTDFTLMMEGSSYMFLTGPKVVKTVTGEDVTQEELGGASVHSSKSGVTHFTAKTEEEGLGIIRKLLSFIPQNNLEEAPLVKCEDPIDRLEDSLNEIIPDSPNKPYDMYEVIGAIIDNGEFLEVQKDYAKNIIIGFARFNGQSVGVVANQPKYLAGVLDSNASRKAGRFVRFCDAFNIPIVTLVDVPGFLPGTGQEYNGVILHGAKLLYAYGEATVPKVTVTLRKSYGGSHIVMSCKQLRGDMNYAWPTSEIAVMGGAGAVEVLYAKEAKEAEDPIAFMAQKEAEYTKLFANPYNAAKYGYIDDVIEPRNTRFRIIRALQQLQTKKLINPAKKHGNIPL; this is encoded by the coding sequence ATGAGTAACCAACTTGAAAAAGTAAAAGAGCTTATTGAACTACGTACTCAAGCTCGCTTAGGTGGTGGCGAAAAAGCTATTGAAAAACAACACGCGAAAGGGAAATACACTGCACGTGAGCGTATCGCTCAATTATTAGACGATGGTAGTTTTGAAGAGTTCGATATGTTTGTTAAACACAGATGTACAAACTTCGGACAAGAAAAGAAATCATTCTTAGGTGATGGAGTTGTTACCGGATATGGAACCATTGAAGGAAGACTAGTATATGTTTTTGCACAAGACTTTACAGTTTTTGGAGGCTCATTGTCTGAAACAATGGCGCTAAAGATATGTAAGGTAATGGATCAGGCTATGAAAGTAGGTGCTCCGGTTATTGGAATCAATGACTCAGGTGGTGCACGTATTCAGGAAGGCATCAATGCATTGGGCGGTTATGCTGAAATATTCCAACGTAACATCCTGGCATCTGGAGTTATTCCTCAAATCTCAGGAATCTTTGGTCCTTGTGCCGGTGGTGCTGTTTATTCTCCAGCACTTACTGACTTTACCCTGATGATGGAAGGCTCTTCATATATGTTCCTAACCGGACCAAAAGTTGTAAAAACTGTAACCGGTGAAGATGTTACTCAGGAAGAACTGGGAGGTGCAAGCGTTCACTCTTCGAAATCGGGTGTAACTCACTTCACTGCTAAAACAGAAGAAGAAGGTTTAGGCATTATCCGCAAATTACTTAGCTTTATTCCTCAGAACAATCTGGAAGAAGCTCCGCTTGTAAAATGTGAAGATCCAATAGACCGTTTGGAAGATTCATTAAATGAAATTATTCCGGATAGTCCAAACAAGCCATATGATATGTACGAAGTTATCGGTGCTATCATTGATAACGGTGAATTCCTTGAAGTTCAGAAAGACTATGCAAAGAATATTATTATCGGATTTGCTCGTTTCAATGGACAGTCTGTTGGTGTAGTAGCTAACCAGCCTAAATATCTGGCAGGTGTACTTGATAGTAATGCTTCTCGTAAAGCCGGACGTTTTGTTCGTTTCTGCGATGCCTTTAATATTCCTATAGTTACTTTGGTTGACGTTCCTGGATTCTTACCAGGTACCGGACAAGAATACAACGGAGTAATTCTTCACGGAGCTAAATTACTTTATGCTTATGGTGAAGCAACTGTTCCAAAAGTAACTGTAACATTAAGAAAATCATACGGTGGTTCACATATTGTAATGAGTTGTAAACAACTTCGTGGCGATATGAACTATGCATGGCCAACTTCAGAAATTGCCGTAATGGGTGGTGCCGGAGCTGTTGAAGTGTTATATGCTAAAGAAGCCAAAGAAGCAGAAGATCCAATTGCATTTATGGCACAGAAAGAAGCTGAATACACTAAGCTGTTTGCTAACCCATACAATGCTGCAAAATATGGTTATATTGACGATGTGATTGAACCAAGAAACACTCGTTTCCGTATTATCCGTGCATTACAGCAATTGCAGACCAAGAAATTAATTAATCCTGCTAAGAAGCATGGTAATATTCCATTATAA
- a CDS encoding biotin/lipoyl-containing protein has product MKQYKYKINGNLYKVTVNDIDENNIATVEVNGTPYKVEIDKPIVPKPVTRPAAAPKTESGAPVVTRKPATSNKSAVKSPLPGIILELKVKVGDVVKKGQTVLILEAMKMENNIHADKDGKVTTINVNNGDSVLEGTDLIIIE; this is encoded by the coding sequence ATGAAACAATATAAATATAAAATCAATGGAAACCTCTATAAAGTTACGGTTAATGACATTGATGAAAACAATATCGCGACAGTTGAAGTAAACGGCACACCATACAAGGTAGAGATAGATAAACCTATAGTTCCTAAACCTGTAACTCGTCCGGCTGCTGCTCCTAAAACAGAAAGTGGTGCTCCGGTTGTTACCCGTAAACCTGCAACTTCAAATAAGAGTGCAGTTAAGTCTCCGCTTCCAGGTATCATTTTGGAACTCAAAGTTAAAGTTGGAGATGTTGTAAAGAAAGGACAGACTGTTCTTATTCTGGAAGCAATGAAGATGGAAAACAACATCCATGCGGATAAAGATGGAAAGGTTACTACTATTAATGTAAACAATGGAGATTCTGTTCTTGAAGGTACAGATCTGATCATAATCGAATAA
- a CDS encoding sodium ion-translocating decarboxylase subunit beta has protein sequence MGELGTYLTNNFADFWNFTGFANATPGGLLMLLVGMFLIYLAVKKDFEPMLLIPIGFGILIGNILPFRIDEAGFYDEGSVLNILYQGLQSGWYIPLMLLGIGAITDFSALISNPKLMLVGAAAQLGIFGAYILATVLGLDSNLAAGIGTIGSASGPIAIFLATKLSPELIGVIAISVYTYIALIPVIQPPIMRFLTNDSDRTIKMKPARQVSHTEKVMFPIIGLLLTCLLIPAALPLLGMLFFGNLLKESGVTRRLAETASGALLDIVTILLGLTVGITLTACNFFTANTLYTIVLGLLAIVIATVSGILFIKLFNLFLKQGNKINPLIGSAGISAPVSTRVAEEVALEYDSTNYLSAHAMGPCVAGFIGSAIAAGLFMGLLM, from the coding sequence ATGGGAGAACTAGGAACATATCTAACAAATAACTTTGCTGACTTCTGGAATTTCACCGGATTCGCAAACGCTACGCCAGGCGGGCTTTTAATGCTGCTTGTCGGAATGTTTTTAATCTATCTGGCAGTCAAAAAAGACTTTGAACCGATGTTACTCATTCCAATTGGTTTTGGTATACTTATCGGTAATATTCTTCCTTTCAGAATAGATGAAGCTGGATTCTATGACGAAGGGTCAGTACTCAACATTTTATATCAAGGTTTACAAAGCGGATGGTATATTCCATTAATGCTTTTAGGAATTGGTGCAATAACAGACTTCTCAGCCCTGATATCTAATCCTAAATTAATGTTGGTGGGAGCTGCTGCTCAGCTTGGTATCTTTGGTGCATATATACTTGCTACGGTTTTAGGACTTGATTCTAATCTTGCTGCAGGTATTGGTACAATTGGTAGTGCAAGCGGACCAATAGCTATTTTCCTTGCAACAAAGCTATCGCCCGAATTAATTGGAGTAATTGCAATATCTGTTTATACCTATATCGCTCTGATTCCGGTTATACAGCCTCCAATCATGCGATTCTTAACAAATGATAGTGACAGAACAATCAAGATGAAACCTGCACGTCAGGTATCACATACAGAAAAAGTAATGTTCCCGATCATCGGATTATTGCTGACCTGTTTATTGATTCCTGCTGCACTGCCATTGCTGGGAATGCTTTTCTTTGGTAATTTACTGAAAGAAAGTGGCGTTACCCGTCGTTTAGCAGAAACTGCAAGCGGAGCATTGCTTGATATAGTAACTATCCTTTTAGGATTAACTGTTGGTATTACTCTTACTGCATGTAATTTCTTTACTGCAAATACATTGTATACCATTGTCCTTGGTTTATTAGCGATAGTTATTGCCACTGTCTCAGGAATCCTGTTTATTAAGTTATTTAATCTGTTCCTTAAACAAGGTAATAAGATTAATCCACTTATTGGTAGTGCCGGAATATCAGCTCCTGTTTCAACTCGTGTTGCAGAAGAAGTTGCTCTTGAATATGATTCAACCAATTACTTATCGGCTCATGCCATGGGTCCTTGCGTAGCAGGTTTTATCGGTTCTGCAATAGCTGCCGGTTTATTCATGGGATTGTTAATGTAA
- a CDS encoding glycoside hydrolase family 13 protein: MRKTLLTFILFIIAVTTNAAGMIDKIEPSFWYVGMKNPELQLMIYGENIASSDVSVRYPGVYLNSIVKLESPNYLLVYLTLDKDAKAGKVELTFTQGKKKNIQYYELKERSMKGCERIGFDASDVLYMLMPDRFSNGNPGNDNDKTLSPSSANRNDPNARHGGDLTGIQNHLDYFNDLGITALWFTPVLENSMTGGSYHGYATTNYYKVDPRLGTNDEYKDLIEKAHGKKLKIVMDMIFNHCGSEHPWLKDMPSRDWFNFPDYEKNFVQTNFKLTPHVDPYASDYDFKTMNDGWFVRSMPDLNQRNPHVLRYLIQNSFWWIEYAGIDGIRMDTYPYADFNAMSQWMKELNEEYPNYNVVGESWVTEPAYTAYWQKDSKLAAPRNSNLKTVMDFSFYDKMSQAKKEESNEDGKGLNRIYNNFVYDFLYPNPLSVMAFLENHDTDRFLEDGNDIAGLKQAVTLLLTTRRIPQLYYGTEIMMNGRKNVSDGNVRKDFPGGWKDDAQNAFTKEGRTDLQNEAFNFISKILHWRKDNAVISEGTMKHFLTQNGIYVYARCFEGKTALVILNGTSKEQNLPIKSYKEVIKEKTTGKDIISEQTVDLTNDLTLSPRQSMIIEL; this comes from the coding sequence ATGAGAAAAACACTTTTAACTTTCATCTTGTTTATAATAGCAGTAACTACAAATGCAGCTGGTATGATAGATAAGATAGAACCATCTTTCTGGTATGTCGGGATGAAGAATCCGGAACTACAACTAATGATATACGGAGAAAACATCGCTTCGTCGGATGTTTCTGTACGTTATCCGGGAGTTTACTTAAACAGTATAGTTAAGCTGGAAAGCCCCAATTACCTATTGGTTTACCTCACACTCGACAAGGATGCAAAGGCAGGCAAAGTTGAGCTGACTTTCACACAAGGAAAGAAAAAAAACATTCAGTATTATGAACTTAAGGAACGCTCAATGAAAGGTTGTGAGCGAATTGGTTTTGATGCATCGGATGTACTTTACATGCTAATGCCCGATCGTTTCTCCAATGGTAATCCGGGAAATGATAATGATAAAACATTATCCCCTTCCTCTGCAAACCGCAACGATCCCAACGCCCGTCATGGAGGCGATCTTACCGGTATACAAAATCATCTGGATTATTTTAATGATCTTGGAATTACCGCATTATGGTTCACCCCTGTTCTTGAGAATAGCATGACAGGCGGATCATATCACGGATATGCCACTACGAATTACTATAAAGTGGATCCTCGTCTGGGCACAAACGATGAATATAAAGACCTGATTGAAAAGGCTCACGGAAAGAAGCTTAAGATTGTAATGGATATGATTTTTAACCACTGCGGTTCTGAACATCCATGGCTAAAAGATATGCCATCGCGTGACTGGTTTAACTTTCCGGATTATGAAAAGAATTTTGTTCAGACAAACTTTAAATTAACACCGCACGTTGACCCTTATGCATCGGATTATGATTTTAAAACAATGAACGATGGATGGTTTGTGCGCAGCATGCCCGATTTAAACCAAAGAAATCCGCATGTTCTTCGTTATCTTATTCAGAATAGTTTCTGGTGGATTGAATATGCAGGCATTGATGGCATTCGTATGGATACATATCCGTATGCAGACTTTAATGCTATGTCACAATGGATGAAAGAGCTGAATGAGGAATATCCCAATTATAATGTGGTAGGTGAATCCTGGGTTACCGAACCGGCTTACACAGCTTACTGGCAAAAAGATTCTAAACTGGCTGCCCCACGTAACTCCAACCTGAAAACTGTAATGGATTTCAGTTTCTATGATAAGATGAGTCAGGCAAAGAAAGAAGAAAGCAATGAAGATGGCAAAGGGTTAAACCGTATATATAACAATTTTGTGTACGATTTCCTCTACCCTAACCCATTGTCGGTAATGGCATTCCTTGAGAATCATGATACCGACCGTTTTCTGGAAGATGGAAATGATATTGCCGGATTAAAGCAAGCCGTTACATTACTTCTTACTACCCGACGCATTCCGCAGCTTTATTACGGTACGGAGATTATGATGAACGGCAGAAAGAACGTTAGTGACGGTAATGTTCGTAAGGACTTCCCCGGCGGTTGGAAAGATGATGCGCAAAATGCTTTTACCAAAGAAGGACGCACCGATCTACAGAACGAAGCATTTAATTTTATCAGCAAAATTCTGCATTGGAGAAAGGATAATGCTGTAATATCAGAAGGTACTATGAAACATTTCCTCACACAAAACGGCATCTATGTTTATGCCCGTTGTTTTGAAGGAAAAACAGCTTTAGTTATACTTAACGGAACAAGCAAAGAACAGAACCTTCCTATTAAATCTTACAAAGAGGTAATAAAAGAGAAAACAACAGGCAAAGATATTATCAGTGAACAGACTGTAGATTTAACCAACGATCTGACACTTTCACCAAGACAATCGATGATTATAGAGTTATAA
- a CDS encoding GH25 family lysozyme, whose product MKKFLSIILSLIFLLFSSNVDARKKRHHHRSVPKKQIHVVDRMPVAPRIVDGICGIDVSHYQGYIDWDRVSCYENNPIKFVYVKATEGSTIKDDYYQRNISLAKGKGLLVGSYHYFTSKSTAEEQFENFKQTAEKERQDLIPVVDIEECKYWTPDIFHKNLQVFLNEIEAYYGKKPVIYTFSAFYNSYLIDRYKDYKIFIAQYGDGNPELKDGNNWHIWQFTRKGRIEGIHGNVDVNAINPGCDHNEILLNSKPTINESVEKKELVPNPVPVPVS is encoded by the coding sequence ATGAAGAAGTTTTTATCTATAATCTTATCTCTGATATTCCTGTTGTTCTCATCTAACGTTGATGCCCGAAAGAAGAGACATCATCATCGTAGTGTTCCAAAGAAGCAAATACATGTTGTTGATAGAATGCCTGTTGCTCCGAGAATAGTGGATGGAATATGTGGAATTGATGTATCACATTATCAAGGATATATTGATTGGGATAGAGTGTCTTGTTATGAAAATAACCCGATAAAATTTGTGTATGTAAAGGCTACGGAAGGTAGTACTATTAAAGATGATTATTATCAAAGAAATATTAGTCTGGCTAAAGGAAAAGGTCTGTTAGTGGGTAGTTATCATTATTTTACTTCCAAGTCGACTGCTGAAGAACAGTTTGAAAACTTTAAGCAAACTGCAGAAAAAGAGCGTCAGGATCTTATTCCGGTAGTTGACATTGAAGAATGTAAGTACTGGACTCCAGACATTTTTCATAAGAATCTTCAAGTCTTCTTGAATGAAATTGAGGCTTACTATGGAAAGAAGCCTGTGATATATACCTTTAGTGCTTTTTATAATAGTTATCTGATAGATCGTTATAAGGATTATAAAATATTTATTGCTCAGTATGGTGATGGAAATCCGGAATTAAAGGATGGAAATAACTGGCATATCTGGCAATTTACTCGTAAGGGAAGAATTGAAGGCATTCATGGAAATGTAGATGTAAATGCTATCAATCCGGGGTGTGACCACAATGAGATTCTGCTAAACAGCAAACCCACTATAAATGAAAGCGTAGAAAAGAAAGAACTAGTGCCTAATCCGGTACCTGTTCCGGTAAGCTAA